A single genomic interval of Camelina sativa cultivar DH55 chromosome 11, Cs, whole genome shotgun sequence harbors:
- the LOC104725346 gene encoding cyclin-C1-1-like codes for MAANFWNSSHYKQLLDPEEVDVERGISIDDFKLIKFHMSNHIMKLAQHIKVRQRVVATAITYMRRVYIRKSMVEFEPRLVALTCLYLASKAEESIVQARNLVFVKRLYPDECKYELKDILGMEMKVLEALDYYLVVFHPYLSLSKYLQDAAINDVNMNQITWGIVNDTYKMDLILVHPPYRIALACIYIASVHREKDITAWFED; via the exons ATGGCTGCTAATTTCTGGAATTCGTCTCACTA taaacagcttttggATCCAGAAGAAGTCGATGTAGAACGTGGTATCTCAATTGATGATTTCAAGCTCATCAAGTTCCATATGTCTAATC atataaTGAAATTGGCTCAGCACATTAAAGTGAGGCaaag GGTTGTAGCTACTGCAATTACGTATATGAGGCGGGTTTATATCAG AAAGAGTATGGTAGAGTTTGAGCCTCGTCTTGTGGCACTTACGTGCTTGTACTTGGCTTCTAAAGCTGAAGAAAGCATTGTGCAGGCCAGGAATcttgtttttgtcaaaagattgt ATCCTGATGAGTGCAAATATGAACTAAAAGATATATTAGGAATGGAGATGAAAGTCTTAGAAGCACTAGACTATTATCTGGTTGTGTTTCACCCTTACCTTTCATTATCTAA GTATTTGCAAGATGCTGCAATAAACGATGTAAATATGAACCAGATCACATG GGGAATTGTTAACGATACATATAAGATGGACCTCATACTTGTACACCCACCTTATCGCATAGCGCTAGCGTGCATATACATAGCAAGTGTCCACAGAGAGAAAGACATCACTGCATGGTTTGAAGAT
- the LOC104725347 gene encoding ras GTPase-activating protein-binding protein 2-like isoform X2 translates to MDSSSAAAAPKPVVDSLTVGKAFVSQYYHILYNMPEHLHRFYQEISKVGRVGQDGVMRDFSTLEGIGEELKSLTCGNFSSAEITSYDTQESHSGGFLLVVTGYFTQNETLRRKFTQTFFLAPQENGFFVLNDIFRFVNDDAKNNVPEAIDGQVVSGKDSTRPSLINGNKGSEQAACVSANPVCTEVSKPLSNENAKDNVPVPEIVNEEVPQIEITCKRVAEESLKCYDQDDGLENVPKKSYASVLKVTKTNSGVSAVSSLSPKQIQKDQEHQAPSDPSRGQILNDQGKQAFLDPSPVIESDTVSEFVDAADNGHSQEVVAEGTSIYVRHLPANANIDMLEAEFKQFGAIINGGIQVIGQRGLGYPYGFVEFEEADAAQRAIEASPVRIGGQRAFVEEKLSTSRVNRSQRKWIRKQKRGSERKRRLWIWLRLQEGRWRRRKVF, encoded by the exons atggattcttcttctgctgctgctgcaccTAAACCTGTTGTTGATTCACTTACT GTTGGGAAAGCGTTTGTCAGTCAGTACTACCACATTTTGTACAACATGCCTGAGCATCTTCACCGCTTCTATCAAGAGATTAGTAAGGTTGGGCGTGTTGGACAGGACGGAGTTATGCGCGATTTCTCTACCTTGGAG GGTATAGGTGAGGAGCTTAAGTCACTGACTTGTGGAAATTTCAGTTCCGCTGAGATTACCAGTTATGATACCCAAGAGTCTCACAGTGGGGGTTTCCTCCTTGTCGTTACTGGATACTTCACTCAAAACGAGACATTGAGGAGGAAATTCACCCAGACTTTCTTCCTTGCTCCGCAAGAAAATGGGTTCTTTGTTCTGAATGACATCTTCAGATTTGTGAATGACGATGCTAAGAATAATGTTCCAGAGGCCATAGATGGGCAAGTTGTTTCTGGGAAGGACTCTACAAGACCCAGTCTTATTAATG GCAATAAGGGCTCTGAGCAAGCTGCATGTGTTTCAGCGAACCCTGTTTGTACGGAAGTGTCTAAACCCTTGAGTAATGAGAATGCTAAGGATAATGTTCCAGTACCTGAGATTGTTAATGAAGAAGTTCCACAGATTGAGATAACTTGCAAAAGAGTTGCAGAGGAGTCACTGAAATGTTATGACCAAGATGATGGGCTCGAAAATGTTCCCAAGAAATCGTATGCCTCTGTG TTAAAGGTAACGAAGACTAATTCTGGAGTTTCAGCTGTCTCTTCATTGTCTCCGAAGCAGATACAGAAAGACCAAGAACATCAAGCGCCTTCAGATCCTTCTCGAGGCCAGATACTCAACGACCAAGGAAAACAAGCATTTTTAGATCCTTCTCCAGTGATAGAATCTGATACAGTTTCTGAGTTTGTTGATGCTGCTGACAATGGGCACAGTCAGGAAG TGGTAGCTGAGGGTACATCTATTTATGTGAGACATCTTCCTGCAAACGCCAACATTGACATGCTTGAGGCTGAATTCAAGCAATTTGGAGCTATTATCAATGGTGGAATTCAAGTTATAGGCCAAAGG GGACTTGGTTATCCTTATGGTTTTGTTGAGTTTGAGGAGGCAGATGCTGCTCAGAGAGCAATAGAG GCTTCACCTGTGAGAATTGGTGGACAGAGAGCTTTTGTGGAGGAGAAGCTATCCACATCAAGAG TAAACAGGTCACAGAGGAAGTGGATACGGAAACAGAAACGTGGCAGTGAGAGGAAGAGGAGGTTATGGATATGGCTACGATTACAGGAggggaggtggaggaggaggaaggtcTTTTAA
- the LOC104725347 gene encoding ras GTPase-activating protein-binding protein 2-like isoform X1 — MDSSSAAAAPKPVVDSLTVGKAFVSQYYHILYNMPEHLHRFYQEISKVGRVGQDGVMRDFSTLEGIGEELKSLTCGNFSSAEITSYDTQESHSGGFLLVVTGYFTQNETLRRKFTQTFFLAPQENGFFVLNDIFRFVNDDAKNNVPEAIDGQVVSGKDSTRPSLINGNKGSEQAACVSANPVCTEVSKPLSNENAKDNVPVPEIVNEEVPQIEITCKRVAEESLKCYDQDDGLENVPKKSYASVLKVTKTNSGVSAVSSLSPKQIQKDQEHQAPSDPSRGQILNDQGKQAFLDPSPVIESDTVSEFVDAADNGHSQEVVAEGTSIYVRHLPANANIDMLEAEFKQFGAIINGGIQVIGQRGLGYPYGFVEFEEADAAQRAIEASPVRIGGQRAFVEEKLSTSRGHRGSGYGNRNVAVRGRGGYGYGYDYRRGGGGGGRSFNRRGNEYVASINSY, encoded by the exons atggattcttcttctgctgctgctgcaccTAAACCTGTTGTTGATTCACTTACT GTTGGGAAAGCGTTTGTCAGTCAGTACTACCACATTTTGTACAACATGCCTGAGCATCTTCACCGCTTCTATCAAGAGATTAGTAAGGTTGGGCGTGTTGGACAGGACGGAGTTATGCGCGATTTCTCTACCTTGGAG GGTATAGGTGAGGAGCTTAAGTCACTGACTTGTGGAAATTTCAGTTCCGCTGAGATTACCAGTTATGATACCCAAGAGTCTCACAGTGGGGGTTTCCTCCTTGTCGTTACTGGATACTTCACTCAAAACGAGACATTGAGGAGGAAATTCACCCAGACTTTCTTCCTTGCTCCGCAAGAAAATGGGTTCTTTGTTCTGAATGACATCTTCAGATTTGTGAATGACGATGCTAAGAATAATGTTCCAGAGGCCATAGATGGGCAAGTTGTTTCTGGGAAGGACTCTACAAGACCCAGTCTTATTAATG GCAATAAGGGCTCTGAGCAAGCTGCATGTGTTTCAGCGAACCCTGTTTGTACGGAAGTGTCTAAACCCTTGAGTAATGAGAATGCTAAGGATAATGTTCCAGTACCTGAGATTGTTAATGAAGAAGTTCCACAGATTGAGATAACTTGCAAAAGAGTTGCAGAGGAGTCACTGAAATGTTATGACCAAGATGATGGGCTCGAAAATGTTCCCAAGAAATCGTATGCCTCTGTG TTAAAGGTAACGAAGACTAATTCTGGAGTTTCAGCTGTCTCTTCATTGTCTCCGAAGCAGATACAGAAAGACCAAGAACATCAAGCGCCTTCAGATCCTTCTCGAGGCCAGATACTCAACGACCAAGGAAAACAAGCATTTTTAGATCCTTCTCCAGTGATAGAATCTGATACAGTTTCTGAGTTTGTTGATGCTGCTGACAATGGGCACAGTCAGGAAG TGGTAGCTGAGGGTACATCTATTTATGTGAGACATCTTCCTGCAAACGCCAACATTGACATGCTTGAGGCTGAATTCAAGCAATTTGGAGCTATTATCAATGGTGGAATTCAAGTTATAGGCCAAAGG GGACTTGGTTATCCTTATGGTTTTGTTGAGTTTGAGGAGGCAGATGCTGCTCAGAGAGCAATAGAG GCTTCACCTGTGAGAATTGGTGGACAGAGAGCTTTTGTGGAGGAGAAGCTATCCACATCAAGAG GTCACAGAGGAAGTGGATACGGAAACAGAAACGTGGCAGTGAGAGGAAGAGGAGGTTATGGATATGGCTACGATTACAGGAggggaggtggaggaggaggaaggtcTTTTAACCGTAGAGGCAATGAGTACGTCGCCAGCATCAACTCATACTAA
- the LOC104725348 gene encoding LON peptidase N-terminal domain and RING finger protein 3, giving the protein MNTQEVRVVPRGNRRRKAVIDLNAVPGDQEGTSASSVRAPTTLPPVVESQPVPTPIDVDAIEDDVIESSASAFAEAKSKSRNARRRSLMVDVESGGTTRVPANLSNKRRRIPSSEPIIDCEHASVNVVEVDMLSRLSRSKAPAPPPEEPKFTCPICMCAFTEEMSTKCGHIFCKGCIKTAISRQAKCPTCRKKVTAKELIRVFLPATR; this is encoded by the exons ATGAATACTCAAGAGGTGAGAGTCGTACCTCGAGGAAATCGACGGAGGAAAGCTGTGATTGATCTGAATGCTGTACCTGGAGATCAAGAAGGCACTTCTGCTTCTTCTGTTAGGGCTCCTACCACCCTGCCTCCTGTTGTAGAGTCTCAGCCTGTTCCTACTCCCATTGATGTTGATGCGATCGAAGATGATGTTATTGAATCATCCGCAAGTGCTTTTGCTGAA GCTAAAAGCAAATCTAGAAATGCACGTCGGAGATCCTTGATGGTTGATGTAGAGTCAG GAGGTACAACTAGGGTGCCTGCCAACTTGAGCAACAAACGCAGAAGGATTCCTTCTAGTGAACCTATCATCGACTGTGAGCATGCCTCTGTAAATGTCGTTGAAGTCGACATGTTATCG AGACTGTCTAGATCGAAGGCTCCAGCTCCCCCACCAGAAGAGCCGAAATTCACATGTCCCATCTGTATGTGCGCCTTCACAGAGGAGATGTCAACCAAGTGCGGTCACATCTTCTGCAAGGGATGTATAAAGACGGCAATATCTCGTCAGGCCAAATGCCCTACTTGCAGGAAAAAGGTGACTGCAAAAGAGCTCATTCGAGTATTCCTTCCAGCCACTAGATGA